A stretch of Oncorhynchus mykiss isolate Arlee chromosome 14, USDA_OmykA_1.1, whole genome shotgun sequence DNA encodes these proteins:
- the LOC110489115 gene encoding cytoplasmic polyadenylation element-binding protein 4 isoform X6, with product MEDSMSRTDNFPFQERTRSFDGFSMHSLENSLIDIMRAEQDSLKGRYGFSHQGGDGSLPMNARSYGRRRGHSNLFPMEDERSFGEDESGDQGLPGLGSAHCFPHLNGERVERYSRKVFVGGLPPDIDEDEITASFRRFGHLFVDWPHKAESKSYFPPKGYAFLLFQDESSVQALIDACIEEDGKLYLCVSSPTIKDKPVQIRPWNLNDSDFVMDGSQPLDPRKTIFVGGVPRPLRAVELAMIMDRLYGGVCYAGIDTDPELKYPKGAGRVAFSNQQSYIAAISARFVQLQHGEIDKRVEVKPYVLDDQLCDECQGTRCGGKFAPFFCANVTCLQYYCEYCWAAIHSRAGREFHKPLVKEGGDRPRHISFRWN from the exons ATGGAAGACAGCATGAGTCGCACTGACAACTTCCCTTTCCAG GAGAGAACCCGTTCCTTTGATGGCTTCAGCATGCACTCCCTGGAGAACAGTCTGATTGATATTATGAGGGCTGAACAGGATTCATTGAAAG GTCGCTATGGTTTCTCTCACCAGGGCGGAGATGGGTCTTTGCCCATGAATG CTAGGAGCTATGGCAGACGACGAG GTCACTCTAACCTGTTTCCCATGGAGGACGAACGGTCCTTCGGAGAGGACGAGTCAGGTGACCAGGGACTTCCTGGTTTAGGATCCGCCCACTGTTTCCCGCACCTCAACGGAGAGCGAGTGGAGAGATACTCACGCAAGGTGTTTGTGGGAGGACTGCCCCCCGATATAGACGAAG ATGAGATCACCGCCAGTTTCCGCCGGTTCGGTCACCTGTTTGTCGATTGGCCCCACAAGGCTGAGAGCAAGTCCTATTTCCCACCCAAAG gTTATGCATTCTTACTGTTCCAAGACGAGAGCTCTGTCCAGGCTCTGATCGATGCCTGTATCGAGGAGGATGGCAAGCTCTACCTCTGTGTCTCCAGCCCCACCATCAAGGACAAGCCT GTCCAGATCCGTCCCTGGAACCTGAACGACAGTGACTTTGTGATGGACGGCTCTCAGcctctggaccccaggaagaccaTCTTCGTAGGGGGGGTGCCACGTCCTCTACGTGCAG TGGAGCTGGCCATGATAATGGAtcgtctgtatggaggagtgtgtTACGCTGGCATCGACACAGACCCTGAGCTGAAGTACCCTAAAGGAGCGGGCCGTGTGGCATTCTCCAATCAGCAGAGCTACATCGCTGCTATCAGCGCTCGATTCGTTCAGCTGCAGCACGGCGAGATCGACAAACGG gtgGAAGTCAAGCCATATGTGCTGGATGACCAGCTGTGTGATGAGTGCCAGGGGACACGCTGTGGGGGGAAGTTTGCTCCCTTCTTCTGCGCTAACGTCACCTGTCTCCAGTACTACTGCGAGTACTGCTGGGCCGCCATCCACTCCCGTGCCGGACGAGAGTTCCACAAGCCACTGGTCAAGGAGGGGGGAGACCGGCCCCGACACATATCCTTCAGGTGGAATTAG